From one Octopus bimaculoides isolate UCB-OBI-ISO-001 chromosome 1, ASM119413v2, whole genome shotgun sequence genomic stretch:
- the LOC106878941 gene encoding N-fatty-acyl-amino acid synthase/hydrolase PM20D1.2 isoform X4 → MEALEHALKSGFKPKRSFFIAFGHDEEVTGYDGAYHIAQTLESRGVQLEYLLDEGLAIVKDFFKGLHPVAMIGVVEKGQAIVKLSVNGTAGHSAIPPPESVIGILSTAIRRIESNPQPDLFGTGAERAMFEHLAPKLPFLPRMVLSNLWLFRPVVSWVLSRQPQTNALIRTVNAVTKFNAGIKDNVLSDSAEAVIDYRIHPSQTLEQLFDFHLKIINDDRVKTTLKNYIAPSLISPYDDASFGYHTVKNSIREVFLDVLVVPGVTVGNTDTHHYKHLTKSIYRFTPSVLTPESTNMIHGDNEKISIWNYEKVVNFYHHVILNSDRDKMNFINKHVEL, encoded by the exons ATGGAGGCTTTGGAACATGCTCTAAAATCAGGTTTTAAACCCAAGAGATCTTTCTTCATTGCATTTGGACATGATGAAGAG GTTACTGGCTATGATGGAGCATATCATATAGCTCAGACTCTTGAAAGTCGAGGTGTTCAGTTGGAATATCTATTGGATGAAGGCCTCGCAATAgtcaaagatttttttaaaggtttacaTCCAGTTGCCAT GATTGGTGTTGTTGAAAAGGGTCAAGCAATTGTGAAACTTTCTGTCAATGGAACAGCTGGTCATTCAGCAATTCCTCCACCTGAATCTGTCATTGGCATTTTGTCTACTGCTATACGCAG AATTGAATCAAATCCACAACCTGATTTGTTTGGTACTGGAGCAGAACGAGCTATGTTTGAACATCTTGCTCCTAAG TTGCCTTTCCTACCTCGTATGGTACTGTCCAATCTTTGGTTATTCAGACCTGTTGTGTCATG GGTTTTGTCTCGCCAACCACAAACAAATGCTCTTATCAGGACTGTGAATGCTGTAACCAAGTTTAATGCTGGAATAAAG GATAATGTGCTTTCTGACTCAGCTGAAGCTGTAATTGATTACCGCATCCATCCTTCACAGACACTTGAACAG ctatttgattttcatctcaaAATTATCAATGATGATAGGGTGAAAACTACCCTTAAGAACTACATAGCACCTTCTCTTATTTCACCTTATGATGATGCTAGTTTTGGTTACCATACAGTGAAAAACAGCATCAGAGAAGTATTCCTTGATGTTCTAGTTGTGCCAG GTGTGACAGTTGGCAACACAGATACTCACCACTATAAACATTTGACAAAAAGTATCTATCGATTCACCCCATCAGTTTTAACTCCAGAGTCTACAAATATGATTCATGGAGATAATGAAAAGATATCAATATGGAATTATGAAAAAGTTGTCAATTTTTATCATCATGTAATTTTGAATTCAGATCgtgataaaatgaattttattaacaAACATGTTGAATtataa